Proteins encoded by one window of Candidatus Eremiobacterota bacterium:
- a CDS encoding 3-oxoacyl-ACP synthase III, protein MRYMKVYLEAIGYELPPLVVTTGELEERLAPLFAKLHIPEGQVEEWTGIRERRWWEAGYPLSQGAVEAARKAIRQSGISPRDIEILIYGGVCREQFEPATACRVASQLGISPDAEIFDISNACLGVLNGIVEVANRIELGHIRAGLVVSAESAREINEFAIERMLRKGTMEYFVGALATLTGGSGAVAVLVTDGSFTGTPGHRLVGSAACADPEFHSLCRWGMERAAGEHYIMTMCTDSVAVLKNGVELGKRTWKRFLRIMGWNAGDVDRTICHQVGSSHQEAILKALGIAPEKDFVTYPYLGNMGTVSLPLTAALADERGHLRKGHRTGFLGIGSGLNCLMLGWEW, encoded by the coding sequence ATGCGCTACATGAAGGTATATCTCGAGGCAATCGGCTACGAGCTCCCTCCCCTGGTGGTGACCACCGGGGAGCTGGAAGAGCGTCTGGCGCCCCTCTTTGCGAAGCTCCACATCCCCGAGGGACAGGTCGAGGAATGGACAGGGATCCGCGAGAGACGATGGTGGGAGGCCGGCTATCCCCTCTCCCAGGGCGCCGTGGAAGCTGCAAGGAAGGCAATCAGGCAGTCCGGCATAAGCCCCCGCGACATCGAAATCCTTATTTACGGCGGCGTGTGCCGCGAGCAGTTTGAGCCCGCCACGGCATGCAGGGTGGCATCACAGCTCGGCATCAGCCCCGATGCGGAGATTTTTGATATAAGCAACGCATGCCTGGGTGTGCTCAACGGCATCGTGGAGGTGGCAAACCGCATAGAGCTCGGGCATATAAGGGCGGGGCTCGTAGTCTCCGCCGAATCGGCGAGGGAAATCAACGAGTTTGCCATAGAGCGCATGCTCAGGAAGGGTACCATGGAATACTTTGTGGGAGCCCTGGCTACTCTTACGGGGGGCTCAGGGGCCGTGGCGGTCCTCGTCACCGACGGGTCTTTCACCGGCACTCCAGGCCACAGGCTTGTGGGAAGTGCGGCTTGCGCTGATCCCGAGTTTCACAGCCTCTGCCGCTGGGGCATGGAAAGGGCGGCCGGAGAGCATTACATCATGACCATGTGCACCGACTCGGTGGCGGTGCTGAAAAACGGCGTGGAGCTCGGGAAAAGAACCTGGAAGCGCTTTCTCCGGATAATGGGGTGGAATGCCGGCGACGTGGACAGGACCATATGCCACCAGGTGGGCTCAAGCCACCAGGAGGCCATCCTGAAAGCCCTGGGCATCGCGCCCGAAAAAGATTTCGTCACCTATCCGTACCTCGGAAACATGGGCACCGTCTCCCTCCCCCTCACGGCAGCTCTTGCCGACGAGCGGGGCCACCTCAGGAAAGGCCACCGCACGGGATTCCTCGGCATAGGAAGCGGCCTCAACTGCCTCATGCTGGGGTGGGAGTGGTGA
- a CDS encoding alpha/beta fold hydrolase, translating into MKAYYPFIGHHHDIGGLKLHYLDEGKGDPVVMIHGNPTWSFYYRSLVEALRGSYRVIVLDHIGCGLSDKPGRQTYPYTLSRRVDDLENLLALCGAEKDLTLVVHDWGGMIGMTYAVRHPEAVKRFVVLNTSAFRLPAGRPFPWMLALIRNTPLGAFLVQGLNAFCLGALAFCAKEKKLSREEKEAYLAPYDTWEHRIAVLRFVQDIPLRPGDDSYDTVVSTEEHLGLFRDHPMLILWGMGDFVFDGHFLEGWAQRFPKALVHRFPGAGHYVLEDRGIEIAALVKEFLAANPLKR; encoded by the coding sequence GTGAAAGCATACTATCCTTTCATAGGCCACCACCACGACATCGGCGGCCTGAAGCTCCATTATCTTGACGAGGGTAAGGGCGATCCTGTCGTGATGATCCACGGCAATCCCACATGGTCCTTTTATTACCGATCCCTCGTTGAGGCTCTCAGGGGCTCATACCGCGTCATCGTGCTCGATCATATCGGGTGCGGGCTTTCCGACAAGCCCGGCCGCCAGACCTACCCTTATACTCTTTCCCGGCGCGTCGATGATCTTGAAAACCTCCTCGCCTTGTGCGGCGCAGAAAAAGACCTTACCCTCGTGGTCCATGACTGGGGAGGGATGATCGGGATGACGTACGCCGTCCGCCATCCCGAGGCCGTGAAGCGGTTCGTGGTGCTCAACACCTCTGCCTTCCGACTTCCCGCAGGAAGGCCCTTCCCATGGATGCTTGCCCTTATAAGAAACACTCCCCTGGGAGCCTTTCTCGTGCAGGGCCTCAATGCCTTCTGCCTGGGAGCTCTCGCCTTTTGTGCAAAGGAGAAAAAGCTCTCCCGTGAAGAAAAGGAGGCATACCTCGCCCCCTATGACACCTGGGAGCACCGTATAGCAGTGCTGCGCTTTGTCCAGGACATCCCCCTCAGGCCAGGCGACGACTCCTACGATACAGTGGTCTCCACCGAGGAGCACCTGGGCCTTTTCAGAGACCATCCCATGCTCATCCTGTGGGGGATGGGCGATTTCGTCTTCGACGGCCATTTCCTCGAGGGATGGGCGCAGCGCTTCCCGAAGGCCCTCGTTCACCGCTTCCCCGGTGCCGGCCATTATGTGCTGGAAGATAGAGGAATTGAGATTGCGGCCCTCGTAAAAGAATTCCTTGCAGCCAATCCTCTCAAGAGGTAA